Part of the Desulfosalsimonas propionicica genome is shown below.
TGCCCCACACCGCAGACGGCCGGGTGCTGTTTGCCACCCCCTGGCACGACAAAGTGATCGTGGGCACCACAGACACCATGGTGGATGAAATCCTGGACGAACCCCGGCCCCTTGAAAATGAAATCGAATTTCTGATCTCCCACGCAGCGCAATACCTCACCAAGGATCCGGATGCATCTGATGTGCTCAGCATTTTTGCCGGGCTGCGCCCGCTTGTAAACCAGGGAGATGGGGATAGCACCGCAGCCCTTTCCCGGGATCACACCATTTATATTTCCCGCTCCGGGCTGGTGACCATCACCGGGGGCAAATGGACCACCTACCGAAAAATGGCCGAGGAAACCATTGACCAGGCCGCAATGGTGGCCCACCTGGACGAACGGCCCTGTGTGAGCCATGATCTGCATATCCACGGCTATCATAACCATGCGGAAAAATTCGGGGACCTGGCGGTCTATGGCGCGGATGCCGCAGGCATCCGGGATCTTTGCTACCAGCGCCCGGAACTCAAAAAACAGATTCATACGGCATTTCCCACCATTGCCGCAGAAGCCGTGTGGGCGGTGAAACACGAAATGGCCCGCACTGTGGAGGATTTCCTGGCCCGCCGGACCCGTGCCCTGCTGCTGGATGCCAGGGCCAGCATGGAGGCTGCAGAAGAAACGGCCCGGCTCATGGCAGGGGAACTGGGACAGGATGAAAACTGGATCCGCCGGGAAATTGAATCCTATCAAAGCCTGGCCAGGGGCTATTTCCTGTAAGACAGCCGGCCCACCAGAAACCCGTCTATGAGCAGGGAAACCAGGTGGTGGAGCACGCAGACCATCAACGCCAGGGCAAACTGGCCAAAAAGGGTCACCTGCAGAATAATGGACAACGGCAGGGTTTTCTGGCTGCCCATGAACAACACTGCCTCCATTCGTCCCCGGGGCACGGAAAACACCCGCACCATCAGATACGCGCACCCCAACAGCACACAGTGAAAAGCAGCCACAACCCCGGCCATGGAAACCATGCCCCCAAGATTCCCGGAAAGCACCGGCCGGGCCTGGGCCACGCCCATCCAGACAATGCACAGGATCAAACACTGGTTGATGAGCTGAAACCGGCCTGCGGCTGCGGCAAGGCGGGAAAACGCCCGGGCCTTGACGGCCAGGCCCATGCACAGGGGAACCAGCACGTATAAGCCGATCTTGATCATCACCCCTGTGCGGTCAAAATCCACCTGAGTGGAAATATCCGTGAGACCGAGCAAAAGCGGCAGCGTGAAAGGGATGGTAAACATGCACAGCAAATTGGCCACGATGGTGATAAACAGGGCGTGGGCCGGGTTTCC
Proteins encoded:
- a CDS encoding bile acid:sodium symporter, coding for MKVVKKYWFLIGLATVFAATMADPTGLLADAGQAVKRHHGPDVVIFLVFFFSGIVLDPGQIRAGLRDVSGTAMALALIFGFAPAIAALVSLAPLQTGVIIGLFLVSVMPTTLSSGVVMSGASGGNPAHALFITIVANLLCMFTIPFTLPLLLGLTDISTQVDFDRTGVMIKIGLYVLVPLCMGLAVKARAFSRLAAAAGRFQLINQCLILCIVWMGVAQARPVLSGNLGGMVSMAGVVAAFHCVLLGCAYLMVRVFSVPRGRMEAVLFMGSQKTLPLSIILQVTLFGQFALALMVCVLHHLVSLLIDGFLVGRLSYRK